One window from the genome of Thalassospira xiamenensis M-5 = DSM 17429 encodes:
- a CDS encoding NAD(P)-dependent oxidoreductase, protein MAKCAFIGLGVMGYPMAGHLQKAGHDVTVFNRTAAKADKWAGEYGGKSAPTPAEAANGAEFVFICVGNDDDLRSVVLGETGALTGAAKNAVMIDNTTASADVARELYAAAKDAGVSFIDAPVSGGQAGAENGILTVMCGGDQAAFDRAAPVIDAFARSCKLMGESGSGQLTKMVNQICIAGLVQGLSEGVNFGRKAGLDMEKVLDVISKGAAGSWQMENRGKTMVEDKFDFGFAVDWMRKDLGICLEESKRNGARLPVTALVDQFYAQVQERGGNRWDTSSLIDLLARG, encoded by the coding sequence ATGGCAAAATGTGCATTTATCGGGCTGGGCGTCATGGGCTATCCCATGGCCGGCCACCTGCAAAAGGCAGGGCACGACGTTACTGTTTTCAACCGCACCGCCGCAAAAGCAGATAAATGGGCGGGCGAATATGGCGGAAAATCCGCCCCTACCCCGGCCGAAGCCGCCAACGGGGCAGAATTTGTTTTTATTTGCGTTGGCAATGACGACGATCTGCGAAGCGTCGTCCTCGGCGAGACCGGTGCTCTCACCGGGGCGGCAAAAAATGCTGTGATGATTGACAACACAACAGCATCAGCCGATGTCGCCCGCGAACTATATGCGGCCGCCAAAGATGCTGGTGTTTCCTTTATCGATGCCCCCGTATCGGGCGGACAGGCGGGTGCTGAAAACGGCATTCTTACCGTCATGTGCGGCGGTGATCAGGCGGCATTTGACCGCGCGGCACCGGTTATTGACGCGTTTGCGCGCTCCTGCAAGCTGATGGGTGAAAGCGGATCGGGCCAACTGACCAAGATGGTGAATCAGATTTGCATCGCAGGCCTTGTTCAGGGTCTTTCCGAAGGTGTGAATTTCGGTCGCAAGGCTGGCCTTGATATGGAAAAGGTTCTTGATGTGATTTCGAAAGGTGCCGCTGGCAGCTGGCAGATGGAAAACCGAGGCAAGACAATGGTCGAAGACAAGTTTGACTTTGGCTTTGCAGTTGACTGGATGCGTAAAGATCTTGGCATCTGCCTTGAAGAATCGAAGCGCAATGGCGCGCGCCTGCCGGTAACCGCGCTTGTTGATCAATTCTATGCGCAGGTTCAGGAGCGTGGAGGAAACCGTTGGGATACATCCAGCCTGATTGATCTTCTGGCGCGTGGATAA
- the lptF gene encoding LPS export ABC transporter permease LptF → MNRLTRYMLKQQFIMMVFVTLGLLCVIWLSQSLRFIEMIVNRGLSVSVFLQLTSLLLPSFLAIILPISLFFVVVFTYNKLIQDRELIVMRSAGLSQWALAKPTLILALLTTAFGYFLTLFYLPYSYQQFKELQFSIRNDFSSVLLQEGSFTDLDGLTVYIREVGQDNELLGILVHDARDPNKQATMMAKNGALVRTENGPRIVLLDGNRQEVNTKDGTMSILYFDRYAVDIAHNAEDPALRYKEARERSVSNLLTTMPPDVLPNDIGSFRAEGHDRLLSPLYSIGFASIALAVLVSSSFSRRGQTGRLLFAIAIMIVFQVISITMKNLAAKNPDLVPLMYLNALLPIAGGLYWTFRGPQIRAKAGSRDEVPV, encoded by the coding sequence ATGAATCGTTTAACCCGATATATGCTGAAACAGCAGTTCATCATGATGGTGTTTGTGACACTTGGCTTGCTATGTGTCATTTGGCTGTCGCAAAGCCTGCGTTTCATTGAAATGATTGTGAACCGCGGCCTTTCGGTATCGGTATTTTTGCAGCTAACATCTCTGCTGCTTCCAAGCTTTTTGGCGATTATTTTACCGATCTCGCTCTTTTTCGTTGTAGTTTTCACATATAACAAACTTATTCAGGACCGCGAGTTGATCGTTATGCGATCCGCCGGGTTAAGCCAGTGGGCTCTTGCAAAACCGACACTCATACTAGCATTGCTGACCACCGCTTTCGGTTATTTCCTGACGCTGTTTTATCTGCCTTACAGCTACCAGCAATTCAAAGAACTGCAGTTCTCAATCCGCAACGATTTCTCATCCGTTTTGCTGCAGGAAGGCAGCTTTACCGACCTTGACGGTCTGACAGTCTATATCCGGGAAGTCGGGCAGGATAACGAGCTACTTGGCATTCTTGTACATGACGCCAGAGATCCAAACAAACAGGCCACAATGATGGCCAAAAATGGTGCTCTCGTTCGCACGGAAAATGGTCCGCGGATCGTATTGCTTGATGGAAACCGCCAGGAAGTCAACACAAAGGACGGCACGATGTCGATCCTCTATTTTGACCGCTATGCTGTCGATATTGCGCATAATGCAGAAGATCCGGCCCTTCGTTACAAAGAAGCGCGTGAACGAAGCGTATCCAATCTTCTAACAACCATGCCGCCTGATGTTTTGCCGAATGACATTGGCTCATTTCGCGCTGAAGGACATGATCGGCTACTTTCACCGCTATACTCCATCGGCTTTGCAAGCATTGCACTGGCAGTTCTGGTTTCAAGCAGCTTCTCTCGCAGGGGGCAGACCGGGCGCCTTTTATTTGCGATTGCAATTATGATCGTCTTCCAGGTGATCAGCATTACAATGAAGAACCTTGCAGCAAAGAATCCCGACCTTGTCCCCCTTATGTATTTGAATGCGCTTCTTCCAATCGCAGGGGGCCTCTACTGGACATTCCGCGGACCGCAAATCCGTGCGAAGGCTGGAAGCCGGGACGAGGTTCCAGTATGA
- a CDS encoding acyl-CoA dehydrogenase gives MSDYTPPLHDLRFLIHNVIGLQTVSDIPTFAETSPDLVDAILEEAGKLASGVLAPLNRIGDQEGSVLQTDGHVRTPTGWKDAYDKFCEGGWQGISAPQTEGGMGLPLLLGAAVGELWHSANMAFALCPMLTAGAIELLTAHGSDEQRAIYLSRMISGEWTGTMNLTEPQAGSDLSKVRSTAEPEDDGSYRITGQKIFITYGDHEMTSNVVHLVLARTPDAPDGVKGISLFIVPKFVVNADGTPGERNDVKCVSLEHKLGIHGSPTAVLSFGDNGGAKGYLVGHKGHGLACMFTMMNNARLAVGQQGVAISERAYQQAVSYARDRKQGKSPTTGQDESIIHHGDVQRMLIRMRSTAEAARALSLYAAAQLDIAHHHEDENERTKAQTRANLLIPMVKGWSTDLGVENASLGIQVHGGMGFIEETGAAQHLRDARIAPIYEGTNGIQALDLIGRKLLRDNGAAMRSLITEMRMSVSKPHLDDNLSKAARMFAHAIDQLEQTTKDILSRCKNSSGLAQAIASPYLRQTSICVAGWLMFRSLEKLTDSDIEKGFARAKGLSCNFFLAQIVPEADFMAQQIANTRHELLHETAPLF, from the coding sequence ATGAGCGACTATACGCCACCACTCCATGATCTGCGGTTCCTGATCCACAATGTGATCGGTTTGCAAACCGTTTCGGATATCCCGACCTTCGCAGAAACCAGCCCGGACCTTGTCGATGCCATTCTTGAAGAAGCAGGGAAACTGGCTTCTGGCGTACTGGCGCCCTTAAACCGTATTGGGGATCAGGAAGGTTCAGTTCTTCAAACTGATGGCCATGTTAGAACTCCGACCGGCTGGAAGGATGCCTATGATAAATTCTGTGAAGGCGGCTGGCAGGGCATAAGCGCCCCGCAGACCGAGGGCGGCATGGGGTTGCCGTTGCTTTTGGGTGCCGCCGTAGGAGAGCTTTGGCATTCGGCGAATATGGCCTTTGCCCTGTGCCCCATGCTTACCGCCGGCGCCATTGAACTTCTGACCGCACATGGATCGGACGAGCAACGCGCAATTTATCTGTCACGCATGATAAGTGGCGAATGGACCGGCACGATGAACCTTACCGAACCGCAGGCCGGTTCCGACCTTTCAAAGGTTCGCAGCACGGCCGAGCCAGAAGATGACGGTTCGTACCGGATTACCGGACAAAAGATTTTTATCACCTATGGCGATCACGAGATGACAAGCAACGTAGTTCATCTTGTGCTTGCCCGGACACCGGACGCGCCAGACGGGGTCAAAGGTATATCGCTATTCATTGTGCCGAAGTTCGTTGTGAACGCCGATGGCACACCAGGAGAGCGTAACGATGTGAAATGTGTATCACTCGAACATAAGCTTGGTATCCATGGAAGCCCGACCGCTGTTCTTTCCTTTGGAGACAACGGGGGTGCCAAGGGTTATCTGGTCGGACACAAAGGCCACGGTTTGGCTTGCATGTTCACAATGATGAACAACGCCCGTCTCGCTGTCGGGCAACAGGGCGTCGCGATTTCAGAACGCGCCTATCAGCAAGCTGTATCCTACGCACGCGATCGCAAACAGGGGAAATCTCCGACGACCGGGCAGGATGAAAGCATCATTCATCACGGCGACGTCCAGCGCATGCTGATCCGAATGCGCTCAACCGCCGAAGCCGCCCGCGCGCTTTCACTTTATGCCGCGGCGCAACTTGATATTGCTCATCATCATGAAGACGAAAATGAACGCACGAAGGCGCAAACGCGCGCAAACCTTCTGATCCCAATGGTCAAGGGATGGTCAACGGATCTGGGCGTGGAAAACGCATCCCTTGGCATTCAGGTTCATGGCGGTATGGGCTTTATCGAGGAAACAGGCGCAGCCCAGCATCTGCGTGACGCGAGAATTGCCCCAATTTACGAAGGCACAAATGGCATTCAGGCACTGGATCTGATCGGCCGGAAGCTCCTTCGTGATAACGGAGCCGCGATGCGGTCACTGATTACCGAAATGCGTATGTCTGTATCCAAGCCGCATCTTGATGACAATTTGTCTAAAGCGGCGCGGATGTTCGCCCATGCTATCGATCAACTGGAACAAACCACAAAAGATATCCTCTCCAGGTGCAAAAACTCATCTGGCCTCGCTCAGGCTATCGCCTCCCCCTACCTCCGGCAGACTTCGATTTGTGTGGCAGGTTGGTTAATGTTCCGCTCTTTGGAAAAACTGACCGATAGCGACATTGAAAAGGGCTTTGCCAGAGCAAAGGGCCTAAGCTGTAACTTCTTTTTGGCGCAAATCGTTCCCGAAGCCGATTTCATGGCACAGCAGATCGCCAATACGCGACACGAATTGCTGCATGAAACCGCGCCATTATTCTGA
- the lptG gene encoding LPS export ABC transporter permease LptG, which yields MRISPTLTWYFGKHVLISILGILALLIGLILIGDTIELLRRAGGRPDATVGIVFQMATSRIPFMTEKVLPFAVLFGSMFSFWKLTGNQELVVTRAAGVSAWQFLLPPIMCAILLGSIQVMALNPLSSILLQRYETLEARYLQGNSSVMNLSSNGLWLRQGTQDGQAVIYAREVRGQATDRVDLRNVTVFRFQNADDFTTRIDAQRAVLEPGTWRFYDAWTFHPGQTSEFSSELMLPTNLTARKIQDSFASPETMSFWDLKPFINLLERAGFNATRHRIHFHSLLSRPLLLCAMVLIAAAFCLKFSRRRRASLVIGGGVATGFILYFCTDVISALGVSGGIPPVLSAWAPAGISLLLGVSTLLHLEDG from the coding sequence ATGAGAATCTCACCAACCCTCACCTGGTATTTCGGCAAACATGTTCTGATATCGATTCTGGGAATTCTCGCCCTTTTGATCGGATTGATCCTGATCGGCGATACAATCGAATTGCTGCGTCGCGCCGGTGGACGCCCAGATGCGACGGTTGGTATCGTATTTCAAATGGCAACCAGTCGAATTCCATTCATGACAGAGAAGGTCCTGCCGTTTGCTGTCTTGTTCGGATCGATGTTTTCGTTCTGGAAGCTTACTGGCAATCAGGAGCTTGTCGTCACACGTGCAGCAGGTGTTTCTGCCTGGCAATTCCTACTTCCGCCAATCATGTGCGCGATTTTACTAGGCTCCATTCAGGTTATGGCGCTTAATCCGCTATCTTCAATTTTGCTACAAAGATACGAAACGCTCGAGGCCCGATATCTTCAGGGCAACAGCAGTGTCATGAATCTCTCGTCAAACGGATTATGGCTGCGTCAGGGCACGCAGGATGGACAGGCCGTAATATATGCCCGCGAAGTTCGTGGGCAGGCAACAGATAGAGTTGACTTGCGGAACGTCACCGTTTTCCGTTTTCAGAATGCGGATGATTTCACAACCAGAATTGATGCGCAGCGTGCAGTTCTCGAGCCCGGCACATGGCGTTTCTATGACGCATGGACCTTCCATCCGGGACAGACTAGTGAGTTTTCATCCGAATTGATGTTGCCCACAAATCTGACCGCACGAAAAATCCAGGACAGTTTTGCGTCTCCCGAAACGATGTCGTTTTGGGACCTGAAGCCGTTTATCAACCTTCTGGAACGCGCCGGCTTCAACGCAACCCGCCATCGCATCCATTTTCACAGCTTGCTGTCGCGTCCATTGCTGCTTTGCGCAATGGTTCTGATTGCCGCTGCATTCTGTCTTAAATTTTCTCGACGTCGCCGCGCATCTCTTGTTATCGGTGGGGGTGTCGCGACCGGTTTCATTCTTTATTTTTGTACCGATGTCATTTCAGCACTTGGCGTTTCAGGTGGAATCCCGCCCGTCTTGTCGGCTTGGGCACCTGCAGGTATATCTTTGCTATTGGGAGTTTCCACCTTGCTTCATCTGGAGGACGGCTAG
- a CDS encoding S41 family peptidase produces the protein MAVLRKGILPILLAVVISFAGTRLVACAGPVWPSDDEQQFLDAYRDYVDESATSDQYDRADKLFVEAVQVLSDTYVENIDRPAFVERAIASLPNLETDDHTPDGIVGAVLDESLHDLDPHSAYMTDDMFRRLQESTEGSFAGVGIVISQDEDKLIRIVSPIDDTPAARAGLQPNDRITHIDGHEMKGEPIAEAVRLMRGRIGDPVTLSIQRKQENFDVTVKRARIEVPSVTASIIDNDLAYIRVSRFDASTLDQTREYLEMLENRIGSPRGVIVDLRRNPGGLLDSAADIADQFLSKGLIVATEGRGERKLRSYEADSSDYFHGAPMAILLDRGSASGAELMAAALRENGRGVIIGEQSFGKGSMQRIMPLTSGGGLKITTGYYTTPENHIVQGNGVVPDIEVKLPDAEEFEREVDLEHALPPRRRDPRKVLASMDAASCERDIEVTRIGKSATNDNPLDAEGDGEAKAKELQRDTVLECAVGYFSDGKLAVYRDQVEPLLRAGL, from the coding sequence ATGGCGGTGCTGCGCAAAGGAATATTACCGATTTTGCTTGCGGTGGTGATTTCATTTGCCGGAACAAGGTTGGTGGCGTGTGCCGGTCCGGTTTGGCCAAGCGATGATGAACAGCAGTTTCTGGATGCCTACCGCGACTATGTCGACGAAAGTGCGACCAGCGACCAATATGATCGCGCCGATAAACTGTTCGTCGAAGCGGTTCAGGTTCTTTCCGATACCTATGTGGAAAATATTGATCGCCCGGCGTTTGTCGAGCGCGCGATTGCCAGTTTGCCAAATCTTGAAACTGATGATCACACGCCAGACGGCATCGTTGGTGCAGTACTCGACGAAAGCCTGCACGACCTGGACCCGCATAGCGCATATATGACCGACGATATGTTCCGCCGTTTGCAGGAAAGTACCGAGGGAAGTTTTGCCGGTGTTGGCATCGTGATTTCGCAGGACGAGGACAAACTGATCCGTATCGTGTCACCGATTGACGATACACCTGCCGCACGGGCTGGCCTGCAACCCAATGACAGGATCACGCATATTGATGGTCATGAAATGAAGGGCGAGCCCATTGCCGAGGCTGTCCGTCTTATGCGCGGTCGCATCGGCGACCCGGTGACACTGTCGATACAGCGCAAGCAGGAAAACTTTGACGTCACCGTGAAACGTGCACGGATCGAGGTGCCGTCGGTTACCGCATCAATCATCGATAACGATTTGGCCTACATCCGTGTGTCGCGTTTTGATGCCAGCACATTGGATCAGACACGCGAATATCTTGAAATGCTGGAAAACAGGATTGGCTCACCGCGGGGCGTAATCGTTGATTTGCGACGCAACCCGGGTGGATTGCTTGATAGTGCCGCCGATATTGCCGATCAATTCCTGAGCAAGGGGCTGATTGTTGCGACCGAAGGGCGGGGCGAACGTAAATTGCGCAGCTATGAAGCAGACAGCAGCGATTATTTTCACGGTGCGCCCATGGCTATTCTGCTTGACCGTGGATCGGCGTCGGGCGCCGAATTGATGGCGGCCGCCCTGCGTGAAAACGGGCGAGGTGTCATCATCGGCGAACAGTCGTTTGGTAAAGGTTCAATGCAACGCATCATGCCGCTGACTTCTGGCGGTGGTCTTAAAATCACGACTGGTTATTACACGACGCCGGAAAACCACATCGTGCAGGGCAATGGTGTTGTCCCGGATATTGAAGTCAAACTTCCTGATGCCGAAGAGTTCGAGCGGGAGGTTGATCTTGAGCACGCTTTGCCGCCGCGTCGCCGCGATCCGCGCAAGGTTCTTGCATCAATGGATGCAGCAAGTTGCGAACGCGATATAGAGGTTACCCGTATCGGCAAATCTGCAACAAATGATAACCCGTTGGACGCCGAAGGCGATGGCGAGGCCAAAGCCAAGGAATTGCAGCGCGATACTGTTCTTGAATGTGCCGTGGGCTATTTCAGTGACGGTAAGCTTGCTGTGTATAGGGATCAGGTGGAGCCACTTTTGCGCGCGGGGCTCTAA
- the ppk2 gene encoding polyphosphate kinase 2 codes for MAAKQKDNPTKKTESGDNSIRKAVKNTARSRRASKQHPDLSSLDSEARDRFLLDAESMTMDRLDDRPSKKSISPESDTPGDYVPPDIDADPNARVKKMHGKQYLELIAPLHIELLKLQNWVKAENIKSLVIFEGRDAAGKGGTIKRFTEHLNPRGARVVALGKPNDRELTQWYFQRYVEHLPSGGEIVLFDRSWYNRAMVERVMGFCNMFEVSEFLQSVPALERMLIRSDIHMTKFYFSVSKKEQARRFDQRKQDPLKQWKLSPVDLASQNLWDAYTEAKTEMFFHTSTTDSPWIIVKSDDKKRARVNAIRYYLSQFEYPGKRTELLTYDRRVIHTVSEELALDD; via the coding sequence ATGGCGGCGAAACAGAAAGACAACCCGACGAAAAAGACGGAAAGCGGTGACAATTCGATCCGCAAGGCGGTGAAAAATACGGCGCGCAGCCGCAGGGCTTCGAAACAGCATCCCGATCTTTCCAGCCTTGATAGCGAAGCCCGTGATCGTTTTTTACTTGATGCTGAAAGCATGACGATGGATCGCCTTGATGATCGCCCGTCAAAGAAAAGCATTTCCCCGGAATCAGACACTCCCGGAGACTATGTCCCGCCTGACATCGACGCCGATCCCAATGCACGCGTGAAAAAGATGCATGGCAAACAGTATCTTGAACTCATTGCGCCATTGCATATCGAACTTCTCAAGCTGCAAAACTGGGTTAAGGCTGAGAACATCAAATCACTGGTGATTTTCGAAGGCCGCGATGCCGCTGGAAAAGGTGGCACGATAAAACGCTTCACAGAACATCTGAACCCGCGTGGCGCACGTGTGGTTGCGCTCGGGAAACCGAATGACCGGGAACTGACTCAATGGTATTTCCAGCGCTACGTTGAACATCTGCCATCTGGCGGCGAAATCGTCCTGTTTGACCGGTCCTGGTATAACCGGGCGATGGTTGAACGTGTCATGGGATTCTGCAACATGTTCGAAGTCAGCGAATTCCTGCAATCGGTCCCGGCACTCGAGCGCATGCTGATCCGTTCCGACATTCACATGACCAAGTTCTATTTTTCGGTCAGTAAAAAAGAACAGGCGCGCCGGTTTGATCAGCGCAAACAAGACCCGCTTAAACAATGGAAACTAAGCCCGGTTGATCTGGCATCGCAAAATCTTTGGGATGCCTACACCGAAGCAAAGACCGAGATGTTTTTCCATACCTCGACCACCGACAGTCCTTGGATCATTGTTAAGTCAGACGACAAGAAGCGCGCACGTGTAAACGCTATCCGCTATTACCTTTCGCAGTTCGAATATCCCGGAAAACGGACTGAACTTCTGACCTATGACCGGCGGGTCATTCATACCGTCAGCGAGGAACTGGCACTCGACGACTGA